Proteins from one Ramlibacter sp. PS4R-6 genomic window:
- the trxA gene encoding thioredoxin TrxA, translated as MASDLIKHVSDATFESDVLNAGKPVLVDYWAEWCGPCKMIAPILDEVAGTYGDKLQVAKMNVDENREIPAKFGIRGIPTLMLFKNGELAATKVGAMSKAQLTAFLDQQLS; from the coding sequence ATGGCCAGCGACCTGATCAAGCATGTCTCCGACGCCACCTTCGAATCCGACGTCCTGAACGCCGGCAAGCCGGTCCTGGTGGACTACTGGGCCGAGTGGTGCGGCCCCTGCAAGATGATCGCGCCGATCCTCGACGAAGTGGCCGGCACCTACGGCGACAAGCTGCAGGTGGCCAAGATGAACGTCGACGAGAACCGCGAGATCCCCGCCAAGTTCGGCATCCGCGGCATCCCGACGCTGATGCTGTTCAAGAATGGCGAGCTCGCCGCCACCAAGGTGGGCGCGATGAGCAAGGCGCAGCTCACGGCCTTCCTGGACCAGCAGCTGAGCTAA
- a CDS encoding PD-(D/E)XK nuclease family protein, giving the protein MDAIAETHHAGSPLAGLMSRVGELIERHGAHPARTVVLLPFVHLLQPAREAWARVSPLGFMPRFETTATWSAGAAFEPGVDDFCGELARDLLAARSLLERAGLGAQADLLAPRLAEAAGQLAPVAAAIEPAARGAWAARARHSLAAAFDAPVLAHEAAVASIAVEWVAASSFATDSLLVPSAGTELIVVAQGLRDEPLPLALARAHGDKAHVVRLQADGAMGAITLHEAGDPADEAERAAACVLQHVREGRVPVALAAVDRQLTRRIRALLEQGHATLRDETGWKLSTTRAGAHAMLALRTALHAASSDAVIDWLKNSPVHAPASVLALERRVRRNGTREWRHVLASDLGDGQQVVFDFVQAAREAMQEARPLPQWLAQWRSVLQGSGQWRALEGDAAGQQVIAALRLAESDRAELDAFPPARRRMGLAEFVAWANDILEAENFRPPGAADAQVVILPFHQLLGRPFAALVVPGCDEARLPASPDPAGVWTPAQREALGLPTRQALERETREAWRQALQAPHGDILWRCADESGEAVLPATLVQELVLARAAAQGSDPRTQREVAVQPTSRPVPAAHALPLASLSASAYEDLRKCPYRFFALRQLALREPDEIDVDVDKRDFGNWLHRVLNAFHERLARDASAPRRELLDEAAEQVMREMRLDEGEFLPFRAAWAQAREGYLAWLAKHEAKEGATFQAAESQHTLEHAGVQLLGRVDRIDTLRAGGRMVMDYKTESLATSQARVKQPGEDTQLAFYAALLGDEDLRAAYVNIGERGETKTVEQGEVAAARDMLLAGIAADFRRIGQGAPLPALGEGKACDWCGARGLCRKDFWP; this is encoded by the coding sequence ATGGATGCGATAGCGGAAACCCATCACGCCGGCAGCCCCCTGGCCGGCCTGATGAGCCGTGTGGGCGAGCTCATCGAGCGCCATGGCGCGCACCCGGCGCGCACCGTCGTGCTGCTGCCTTTCGTGCACCTCCTGCAGCCGGCCCGCGAGGCCTGGGCCCGCGTTTCGCCCCTGGGCTTCATGCCCCGCTTCGAAACCACCGCAACCTGGAGCGCCGGCGCCGCGTTCGAGCCCGGCGTCGACGACTTTTGCGGCGAACTTGCGCGCGACCTGCTCGCGGCGCGTTCGCTGCTGGAGCGCGCGGGGCTGGGCGCGCAGGCCGACCTGCTCGCGCCGCGGCTGGCCGAAGCGGCGGGGCAACTGGCCCCGGTCGCGGCCGCGATCGAGCCCGCGGCGCGAGGAGCGTGGGCGGCGCGCGCGCGCCATTCGCTGGCTGCCGCGTTCGATGCGCCCGTGCTCGCGCACGAGGCGGCCGTGGCGAGCATCGCGGTGGAGTGGGTCGCGGCCTCGTCCTTCGCCACCGACTCCTTGCTCGTGCCATCGGCGGGCACCGAGCTGATCGTGGTCGCGCAAGGACTGCGTGACGAACCCTTGCCGCTCGCACTCGCGCGCGCCCACGGCGACAAGGCGCATGTCGTGAGGCTGCAGGCGGACGGTGCCATGGGCGCCATCACCTTGCACGAAGCGGGCGATCCGGCGGACGAGGCCGAGCGCGCCGCCGCCTGCGTCCTGCAGCACGTCCGCGAAGGCCGCGTCCCGGTGGCGCTCGCCGCGGTCGACCGCCAGCTCACGCGCCGCATCCGTGCCCTGCTCGAACAGGGCCACGCCACCCTCCGCGACGAGACGGGGTGGAAGCTGTCCACCACGCGTGCCGGCGCGCACGCGATGCTCGCGTTGCGCACGGCGCTCCACGCCGCGAGTTCCGACGCGGTGATCGACTGGCTCAAGAACTCACCCGTGCACGCCCCGGCTTCGGTGCTGGCGCTGGAGCGCCGCGTGCGCCGCAACGGCACGCGCGAATGGCGGCACGTGCTGGCCTCGGACCTCGGCGACGGGCAACAGGTCGTCTTCGACTTCGTCCAGGCCGCGCGTGAGGCGATGCAGGAAGCGCGGCCGCTGCCGCAATGGCTCGCGCAGTGGCGATCGGTTCTCCAGGGCAGCGGCCAGTGGCGCGCGCTCGAGGGCGATGCGGCCGGCCAGCAGGTGATCGCGGCGCTGCGCCTTGCGGAGTCGGACCGCGCCGAGCTCGACGCGTTCCCGCCCGCGCGCCGCCGGATGGGCCTTGCCGAATTCGTCGCATGGGCCAACGACATCCTGGAGGCGGAGAATTTCCGCCCGCCCGGGGCTGCCGATGCGCAGGTGGTGATCCTGCCCTTCCACCAGCTGCTGGGCCGGCCTTTCGCGGCGCTGGTGGTGCCCGGCTGCGACGAGGCGCGCTTGCCCGCGTCGCCCGACCCCGCAGGGGTCTGGACACCCGCGCAGCGCGAGGCGCTCGGGCTCCCGACACGGCAGGCGCTGGAGCGCGAAACGCGCGAGGCCTGGCGCCAGGCGCTGCAGGCGCCGCACGGCGACATCCTGTGGCGGTGCGCCGACGAGAGCGGCGAAGCCGTGCTGCCGGCAACGCTGGTCCAGGAGCTCGTGCTGGCGCGTGCCGCGGCCCAGGGCTCCGACCCGCGCACGCAGCGGGAAGTCGCCGTGCAGCCCACCTCGCGCCCGGTTCCGGCGGCGCACGCGCTGCCCCTGGCGTCGCTTTCCGCCAGCGCCTACGAGGACCTGCGCAAGTGCCCCTACCGCTTCTTCGCGCTGCGGCAACTCGCGCTGCGCGAGCCCGACGAGATCGACGTCGACGTGGACAAGCGCGACTTCGGCAACTGGCTGCACCGCGTGCTCAACGCGTTCCACGAACGCCTCGCACGCGACGCCTCGGCGCCGCGGCGCGAGCTGCTCGACGAAGCGGCGGAGCAGGTCATGCGCGAGATGCGCCTGGACGAAGGCGAGTTCCTGCCCTTCCGCGCCGCGTGGGCGCAGGCGCGCGAAGGCTACCTGGCGTGGCTGGCGAAACACGAGGCGAAGGAGGGAGCGACCTTCCAGGCGGCGGAGAGCCAGCACACGCTGGAACACGCAGGCGTGCAGCTCCTGGGCCGCGTCGACCGCATCGACACCTTGCGTGCGGGCGGCCGGATGGTGATGGACTACAAGACCGAGAGCCTCGCGACCAGCCAGGCCCGCGTGAAGCAGCCGGGCGAGGACACGCAGCTCGCCTTCTACGCCGCGCTGCTGGGCGATGAAGACCTGCGCGCGGCCTACGTCAACATCGGCGAGCGCGGCGAAACGAAAACCGTCGAGCAGGGGGAGGTCGCCGCGGCGCGCGACATGCTGCTGGCCGGCATCGCCGCCGACTTCCGCCGCATCGGCCAGGGCGCCCCCCTGCCGGCGCTGGGCGAGGGCAAGGCCTGCGACTGGTGCGGCGCGCGCGGCCTGTGCCGCAAGGACTTCTGGCCGTGA
- the rho gene encoding transcription termination factor Rho, translated as MHLNELKALHVSEVLKQAEELEIENTGRMRKQELMFAIIKKRARAGEQVFADGVLEILPDGFGFLRSPDTSYTASTDDIYISPSQVRRFNLHTGDMIEGEVRTPKDGERYFALTKLDKVNGRAPEDNKHKVMFENLTPLFPKEQMRLERDNLKAEENLTARIIDIIAPIGKGQRALIVAPPKSGKTVMMQHIAHAIAANYPDSYMMVLLVDERPEEVTDMQRSVKGEVIASTFDEPAARHVHVAEMVIERAKRLVELKQDVVILLDSITRLARAYNNVVPSSGKVLTGGVDANALQRPKRFLGAARNVEEGGSLTIIATALIDTGSRMDEVIFEEFKGTGNCELHLDRRLYEKRVFPSIQLNRSGTRREELLLAPEVLQKTRILRQFMYNMDEIEAMEMVLKSMKATKSNVEFFDMMRRGG; from the coding sequence ATGCACCTGAACGAACTCAAGGCACTGCACGTCTCCGAAGTCCTGAAGCAAGCGGAGGAGCTCGAGATCGAGAACACCGGCCGCATGCGCAAGCAGGAGCTGATGTTCGCGATCATCAAGAAGCGCGCGCGTGCCGGCGAGCAGGTCTTCGCGGACGGCGTGCTGGAAATCCTGCCCGACGGCTTCGGCTTCCTGCGCAGCCCGGACACGAGCTACACCGCGAGCACGGACGACATCTACATCTCGCCCTCGCAGGTGCGCCGCTTCAACCTGCACACCGGCGACATGATCGAGGGCGAGGTCCGCACGCCCAAGGACGGCGAGCGCTACTTCGCCCTCACCAAGCTGGACAAGGTCAACGGCCGCGCGCCCGAGGACAACAAGCACAAGGTGATGTTCGAGAACCTGACGCCGCTGTTCCCGAAGGAGCAGATGCGGCTGGAGCGCGACAACCTCAAGGCCGAGGAGAACCTCACGGCCCGCATCATCGACATCATCGCGCCCATCGGCAAGGGCCAGCGCGCGCTGATCGTCGCGCCGCCCAAGAGCGGCAAGACAGTGATGATGCAGCACATCGCGCACGCCATCGCCGCCAACTACCCGGACAGCTACATGATGGTGCTGCTGGTGGACGAGCGTCCCGAGGAAGTGACCGACATGCAGCGCTCGGTGAAGGGCGAGGTCATCGCCTCCACCTTCGACGAGCCCGCCGCGCGCCACGTGCACGTGGCCGAGATGGTCATCGAGCGCGCCAAGCGCCTCGTCGAACTCAAGCAGGACGTCGTCATCCTGCTGGACTCGATCACCCGCCTCGCCCGCGCCTACAACAACGTCGTGCCCTCCTCGGGCAAGGTGCTCACCGGCGGCGTGGACGCCAACGCGCTGCAGCGCCCCAAGCGCTTCCTGGGCGCCGCGCGCAACGTCGAAGAAGGCGGTTCGCTCACCATCATCGCCACCGCGCTGATCGACACCGGCTCGCGCATGGACGAAGTGATCTTCGAGGAGTTCAAGGGCACCGGCAACTGCGAACTGCACCTGGACCGGCGCCTGTACGAAAAGCGCGTCTTCCCCTCGATCCAGCTCAATCGCTCCGGCACCCGCCGCGAGGAGCTCCTGCTGGCCCCCGAGGTGCTGCAGAAGACCCGCATCCTGCGCCAGTTCATGTACAACATGGACGAGATCGAGGCCATGGAGATGGTCCTCAAGTCGATGAAGGCCACGAAGTCGAACGTGGAGTTCTTCGACATGATGCGCCGCGGCGGGTAA